Proteins encoded within one genomic window of Jiangella mangrovi:
- a CDS encoding molybdopterin-dependent oxidoreductase yields the protein MGTVDPWVSAPARIADPDEGISVDELRLAARNHGMPLEALRYDVTPPGLHYLLTHYDIPALDPGAWRLTVSGAVARPLSLGLEDLRVRPRVTQRVTLECAGNGRARLQPRPVSQPWLDEAVGTAEWTGTPLAGVLAEAGVAATAVDVAFAGADRGFERGVEQDYRRGLSLGEAMRDDILLVDEMDGRPLPPQHGAPVRLIVPGWYGMAHVKWLVEVTVLEAEFGGYQNVTSYRLKQDADEPGEPVTRIMPKALVQPPGVPDFQSRVRVVDSGVVELTGRAWSGWAPVDTVEISVDDGVSWRPAELEPPADPYAWRLWRYVWDAAPGRYELRARARDTSGNEQPVGQAWNRQGMANNHAQRVTVVVR from the coding sequence GTGGGGACGGTGGACCCCTGGGTCAGTGCACCCGCGCGCATCGCCGATCCGGACGAGGGGATCTCGGTCGACGAGCTGCGGCTCGCCGCGCGCAACCACGGCATGCCGCTCGAGGCGCTGCGCTACGACGTCACACCGCCCGGCCTGCACTACCTGCTCACGCACTACGACATCCCCGCGCTCGACCCGGGTGCCTGGCGCCTGACGGTGTCCGGGGCGGTGGCGCGGCCGCTCTCGCTGGGCCTCGAGGACCTGCGCGTCAGGCCGCGGGTGACACAGCGCGTGACGCTCGAGTGCGCGGGCAACGGCCGCGCCCGGCTGCAGCCGCGCCCCGTCAGCCAGCCCTGGCTCGACGAGGCGGTCGGCACGGCCGAGTGGACGGGGACCCCGCTCGCGGGGGTCCTCGCCGAGGCGGGGGTCGCCGCGACCGCCGTCGACGTCGCCTTCGCCGGCGCCGACCGCGGCTTCGAGCGCGGCGTCGAGCAGGACTACCGGCGCGGACTGTCGCTGGGAGAGGCCATGCGCGACGACATCCTGCTGGTCGACGAGATGGACGGCCGGCCGCTGCCGCCGCAGCACGGCGCGCCGGTGCGGCTGATCGTCCCCGGCTGGTACGGCATGGCGCACGTGAAGTGGCTGGTCGAGGTGACGGTGCTCGAGGCGGAGTTCGGCGGCTACCAGAACGTCACGTCCTACCGCCTCAAGCAGGACGCCGACGAGCCGGGCGAGCCGGTCACCCGGATCATGCCGAAGGCGCTGGTCCAGCCGCCCGGCGTGCCCGACTTCCAGAGCCGCGTGCGCGTCGTCGACAGCGGCGTCGTGGAGCTGACGGGGCGCGCGTGGTCCGGCTGGGCCCCCGTCGACACCGTCGAGATCAGCGTCGACGACGGCGTCAGCTGGCGGCCCGCCGAGCTCGAGCCGCCGGCCGACCCGTATGCGTGGCGGCTGTGGCGCTATGTGTGGGACGCCGCACCCGGACGGTACGAGCTGCGGGCCCGCGCCC
- a CDS encoding FAD-binding oxidoreductase: MSDFTLDQLREQVRGAVIAPGDDGYDQARRVYNAMIDRRPRAVVRVANAGDAATAVRFARANDLEVAVRGGSHSVPGFGTVDDGVVIDLAGMRGVRVDPGARTARAEGGATWGDFNAATYPYGLATTGGIISTTGVGGLTLGGGIGYLARGFGLSCDNLVSADVVLADGRIVVANEEENADLFWALRGGGGNFGVVTSLEFQLHPVKDIYGGPMFFSLDDAADVLRFYREFIDDAPEQFGGFPAYQIAPPLPFIPEERHGEPFLAFVSCWAGPLDEGEAVLKELRDVAPVVAEHVGPMPYPALNSAFDALVPPGLQHYWKANFVRSLSDEAIAAHLAHGPKVPVVNSTMHIYPINGAVHRVAPDATAFAYRDANFATVIAGMWPDPAQNSANTQWVRDYYAATAPLSEEGGYVNFMAGDDQGRVAVNYGGNYDRLRTVKRAYDPDNVFHLNQNIAP, encoded by the coding sequence ATGTCCGACTTCACGCTCGATCAGTTGCGCGAGCAGGTACGAGGCGCCGTGATCGCGCCCGGCGACGACGGCTACGACCAGGCCCGCCGCGTCTACAACGCGATGATCGACCGGCGCCCGCGCGCCGTGGTGCGCGTCGCCAACGCGGGGGACGCCGCGACCGCCGTCCGGTTCGCCCGGGCGAACGACCTCGAGGTCGCGGTCCGCGGCGGCTCGCACAGCGTGCCCGGCTTCGGCACCGTCGACGACGGCGTCGTCATCGACCTCGCGGGGATGCGCGGGGTCCGCGTCGACCCGGGCGCCCGGACGGCGCGCGCCGAGGGCGGCGCCACCTGGGGCGACTTCAACGCCGCGACCTACCCGTACGGCCTGGCCACCACCGGCGGCATCATCTCGACGACGGGGGTCGGCGGGCTGACGCTGGGCGGCGGCATCGGGTACCTGGCCCGCGGCTTCGGGCTGTCCTGCGACAACCTGGTCTCCGCCGACGTGGTGCTGGCGGACGGCCGGATCGTCGTGGCGAACGAGGAGGAGAACGCCGACCTGTTCTGGGCGCTGCGCGGCGGCGGCGGCAACTTCGGCGTCGTCACGTCGCTGGAGTTCCAGCTGCACCCGGTCAAGGACATCTACGGCGGGCCGATGTTCTTCTCGCTCGACGACGCCGCGGACGTGCTGCGGTTCTACCGCGAGTTCATCGACGACGCGCCGGAGCAGTTCGGCGGCTTCCCGGCGTACCAGATCGCGCCGCCGCTGCCGTTCATCCCGGAGGAGCGTCACGGAGAGCCGTTCCTGGCGTTCGTGTCCTGCTGGGCCGGGCCGCTGGACGAGGGCGAGGCCGTGCTCAAGGAACTGCGCGACGTCGCACCCGTGGTCGCCGAACACGTCGGGCCGATGCCGTACCCGGCCCTGAACAGCGCGTTCGACGCCCTGGTGCCGCCGGGACTGCAGCACTACTGGAAGGCGAACTTCGTCCGCTCGCTGTCGGACGAGGCGATCGCAGCGCACCTGGCGCACGGGCCGAAGGTGCCGGTCGTCAACTCGACGATGCACATCTACCCGATCAACGGCGCGGTCCACCGGGTCGCCCCGGACGCGACGGCGTTCGCCTACCGCGACGCGAACTTCGCGACCGTGATCGCCGGCATGTGGCCCGACCCGGCGCAGAACTCCGCCAACACGCAGTGGGTGCGCGACTACTACGCCGCGACCGCGCCGCTGTCGGAGGAAGGCGGCTACGTCAACTTCATGGCCGGCGACGACCAGGGCCGGGTCGCGGTGAACTACGGCGGCAACTACGACCGGCTGCGGACGGTGAAGCGCGCCTACGACCCGGACAACGTGTTCCACCTGAACCAGAACATCGCGCCGTAG
- the sigJ gene encoding RNA polymerase sigma factor SigJ — MSGADLYDELRPRAFAIAYRMLGSVGEAEDVVQEAFLRLHQTRRRGEAIASPRAYVATLVTRLAIDELRSARVRRERYVGEWLPEPLVGGSPPGSLPGLSPGPSPAEQAEQSDSLSLAFLVLLENLSPRQRAAFLLREVFDYPYAEVAEIIGSDVDSTRHLVAKARRHVRERRPRYAASRRQRDELARRFLAAAELGDLPALETLLAQDVALYVDGGGKVPAQRKPVHGRTRVARTLAAGIPLLARRDVRVEVREINGQPGLVALDAQERLVGIMALDVADGEILAIHSVANPDKLRRVTP, encoded by the coding sequence ATGTCCGGCGCCGACCTGTACGACGAGCTGCGGCCGCGGGCGTTCGCCATCGCGTACCGCATGCTCGGCAGCGTCGGCGAGGCCGAGGACGTGGTGCAGGAGGCGTTCCTGCGCCTGCACCAGACACGACGGCGCGGCGAGGCGATCGCGTCGCCGCGGGCCTACGTCGCCACGCTCGTCACCCGCCTGGCGATCGACGAGCTCCGCTCGGCCCGGGTCCGGCGCGAGCGCTACGTCGGCGAGTGGCTGCCGGAGCCGCTGGTCGGCGGCTCACCACCTGGCTCGCTGCCGGGCCTGTCACCCGGACCGTCGCCGGCCGAGCAGGCCGAGCAGTCCGACTCGCTCTCGCTGGCGTTCCTCGTGCTGCTCGAGAACCTGTCGCCGCGGCAGCGGGCGGCGTTCCTGCTGCGTGAGGTGTTCGACTACCCGTACGCCGAGGTCGCCGAGATCATCGGCAGCGACGTGGACAGCACCCGGCACCTCGTCGCGAAGGCGCGCCGGCACGTGCGGGAGCGTCGGCCGCGCTACGCCGCCTCCCGCCGGCAGCGCGACGAGCTCGCGCGGCGCTTCCTCGCCGCCGCCGAGCTGGGCGATCTGCCCGCACTGGAGACGCTGCTGGCGCAGGACGTGGCGCTGTACGTCGACGGCGGCGGCAAGGTGCCCGCGCAACGCAAGCCCGTCCACGGCCGGACCCGCGTCGCCCGGACGCTGGCCGCCGGAATACCCCTGCTGGCCCGCCGCGACGTCCGCGTCGAGGTGCGCGAGATCAACGGCCAGCCGGGCCTGGTCGCCCTCGACGCTCAGGAGCGGCTGGTCGGGATCATGGCCCTCGACGTCGCCGACGGCGAGATCCTGGCCATCCACTCCGTCGCGAACCCCGACAAGCTGCGCCGCGTCACTCCATGA
- a CDS encoding NAD-dependent epimerase/dehydratase family protein: MRIFVAGASGAIGRYLVPELVERGHEVVGTTRTAAKAATLRDLGAEPVVLDALDPEAVADAVAKTEPEVIVHQLTALNGPMRTVKRMAAATNRLRIEGTDHLLAAGRAVGVRTVVAQSNYAPLLPDGGRLLDESARIDPDPPRDIAANVAAIRHLEAAVTGITWGDGIVLRYGGFYGPGTGIETAPDAVMAGLVRRRRFPIIGGGGGLWSMVHITDAASATVAAIERGAPGIYHVADDDPAPVRDILLGLAGALGAKPPRRVPAWLVRPFAGRGAVEIMTRSRAITNEKIERELGWTPRFPSWRTGFVEGMS, from the coding sequence ATGAGGATCTTCGTCGCCGGAGCGTCCGGCGCGATCGGCAGGTACCTCGTGCCCGAGCTCGTGGAGCGCGGCCACGAGGTGGTCGGCACCACCCGCACGGCCGCCAAGGCCGCAACGCTGCGCGACCTCGGCGCCGAGCCGGTGGTCCTCGACGCCCTCGACCCCGAAGCGGTGGCCGACGCCGTCGCCAAGACCGAGCCGGAGGTGATCGTGCATCAGCTCACGGCGCTGAACGGGCCGATGCGCACCGTGAAGCGGATGGCGGCGGCCACCAACCGGCTGCGCATCGAGGGCACCGACCACCTGCTGGCCGCCGGCCGCGCCGTCGGTGTCCGCACCGTCGTCGCGCAGAGCAACTACGCCCCCCTGCTCCCGGACGGCGGGCGGCTCCTGGACGAGAGCGCCCGGATCGATCCGGACCCGCCCCGCGACATCGCGGCCAACGTGGCAGCGATACGCCACCTCGAGGCCGCGGTCACCGGCATCACCTGGGGCGACGGCATCGTGCTGCGCTACGGCGGCTTCTACGGTCCGGGGACCGGCATCGAGACCGCGCCGGACGCCGTGATGGCCGGGCTGGTCCGCAGGCGCCGGTTCCCGATCATCGGCGGCGGTGGCGGGCTGTGGTCCATGGTGCACATCACCGACGCGGCGTCGGCCACCGTCGCGGCGATCGAGCGGGGCGCCCCGGGCATCTACCATGTCGCCGATGACGACCCGGCGCCGGTGCGCGACATCCTGCTCGGGCTGGCCGGCGCGCTCGGCGCCAAGCCGCCGCGGCGGGTGCCCGCCTGGCTCGTGCGGCCGTTCGCCGGCCGCGGCGCGGTGGAGATCATGACGCGGTCGCGGGCCATCACCAACGAGAAGATCGAGCGAGAGCTGGGCTGGACACCGCGGTTCCCGAGCTGGCGGACCGGCTTCGTCGAGGGGATGAGCTGA
- a CDS encoding endonuclease/exonuclease/phosphatase family protein has translation MTWNVWWRFGERWRERQIGIAATLAAHQPDIVGLQESWSVREASQAAVLAAPLGLHSVYGGPSLPDPIEAPGHDGVDLGLAILSRWPIRHAWTHRLPTSRAERPVALVAAVEHPDGVLHVVCACAEHHAHLADDHLAQTRELARLVTDLSARDGDLPVLLVGDLNAGPDTPEIATLTSGDALTDAWTAGGADGDGVTLSAAHPDAPLGAVKQLNRRIDYVMFRPSIGGSVPKVTRTAVVDEPVNGLYPSDHFAVIVDLAV, from the coding sequence ATGACCTGGAACGTGTGGTGGCGCTTCGGCGAGCGGTGGCGGGAGCGGCAGATCGGCATCGCCGCGACGCTCGCGGCGCACCAGCCGGACATCGTCGGCCTGCAGGAGTCGTGGTCCGTCCGCGAGGCGTCGCAGGCGGCGGTGCTCGCGGCGCCGCTCGGGCTGCACTCCGTCTACGGCGGACCGTCGCTCCCCGACCCGATCGAGGCGCCCGGCCACGACGGCGTCGACCTCGGCCTGGCGATCCTCAGCCGCTGGCCGATCCGGCACGCGTGGACGCACCGGCTCCCGACGAGCCGCGCCGAGCGCCCGGTCGCCCTCGTCGCCGCCGTCGAGCATCCGGACGGCGTCCTGCACGTCGTCTGCGCCTGCGCCGAGCACCACGCCCACCTTGCGGACGACCACCTGGCGCAGACCCGCGAGCTGGCCCGGCTGGTCACCGACCTCAGCGCCCGCGACGGCGACCTCCCGGTGCTGCTGGTCGGCGACCTCAACGCGGGACCGGACACCCCGGAGATCGCGACCCTCACCTCCGGCGACGCGCTGACGGACGCATGGACGGCCGGCGGCGCCGACGGCGACGGCGTCACCTTGAGTGCCGCCCATCCCGACGCCCCCTTGGGCGCGGTGAAGCAGCTCAACCGCCGCATCGACTACGTCATGTTCCGCCCGTCGATCGGCGGCTCGGTCCCCAAGGTGACGCGGACGGCCGTGGTGGACGAGCCGGTCAACGGCCTGTACCCGTCCGACCACTTCGCCGTGATCGTCGACCTCGCCGTGTGA
- a CDS encoding pyridoxamine 5'-phosphate oxidase family protein, which translates to MATNQTSAPTRLTRMGDKAVTELAALHALLDDVLLGHVAVVVDGHPVAFPTAVARDGDRLLVHGSTGSSWLRTLATGTTASVTVTALDAVVVARASFESSFHYRSAVLFGRFAALAGDDKERALDVLVDRILPGRTGELRRPTKRELAATLICAMPIDEWSLKVSERWPDDLPEDVDGPAWAGIVPLRSGYGDPVPAPDLRDGIAVPPSVRALTD; encoded by the coding sequence ATGGCGACGAACCAGACCTCCGCACCCACCCGGCTGACCCGCATGGGCGACAAGGCCGTCACCGAGCTCGCCGCCCTGCACGCCCTGCTCGACGACGTCCTGCTGGGGCACGTTGCAGTGGTGGTCGACGGGCATCCGGTCGCCTTCCCGACCGCCGTGGCCCGCGACGGCGACCGCCTGCTCGTGCACGGGTCGACGGGGTCGTCGTGGCTGCGGACGCTCGCCACCGGCACGACCGCCAGCGTCACGGTCACCGCACTCGACGCCGTCGTCGTGGCGCGGGCGTCCTTCGAGTCGTCGTTCCACTATCGCAGCGCCGTGCTGTTCGGCCGGTTCGCCGCCCTCGCCGGCGACGACAAGGAGCGGGCGCTCGACGTGCTGGTCGACCGCATCCTGCCCGGCCGCACCGGCGAGCTGCGCCGCCCGACCAAGCGTGAGCTCGCCGCCACGCTGATCTGCGCCATGCCCATCGACGAGTGGTCGCTCAAGGTGTCCGAGCGCTGGCCCGACGACCTCCCCGAGGACGTCGACGGCCCGGCCTGGGCGGGCATCGTGCCGCTGCGCAGCGGCTACGGCGACCCCGTCCCCGCCCCCGACCTGCGCGACGGCATCGCCGTCCCGCCGTCGGTGCGTGCCCTGACTGACTGA
- a CDS encoding SET domain-containing protein has product MPSTSPPVPGPDTWLNPSVEPRRSPIHGTGLFARTDLPAGLTVSRLGGRLVTDAELQALFDDPAVGYVDTVSVYEDSNLVLPADAAGEGCNHGCDPDLWWADPFELRTRRPVLAGAELTLDYGTITDDPGFRLVCRCGSPGCRGVVTGVDWRRSELHERYGDHWVPVLRDRIAGTM; this is encoded by the coding sequence GTGCCGTCGACGTCGCCGCCTGTTCCCGGTCCGGACACCTGGCTGAACCCGTCCGTCGAACCACGGCGCTCGCCGATCCACGGCACCGGCCTGTTCGCCCGCACCGACCTGCCCGCCGGCCTGACGGTGTCGCGGCTGGGCGGCCGCCTGGTCACCGACGCCGAGCTGCAGGCCCTCTTCGACGATCCCGCGGTCGGCTACGTCGACACCGTCTCCGTCTACGAGGACTCCAACCTGGTGCTGCCCGCCGACGCCGCCGGTGAGGGCTGCAACCACGGCTGCGACCCGGACTTGTGGTGGGCCGACCCGTTCGAGCTGCGGACCCGCCGCCCCGTGCTCGCCGGTGCCGAACTGACCCTCGACTACGGCACCATCACCGACGACCCCGGCTTCCGGCTGGTCTGCCGGTGCGGGTCGCCCGGCTGCCGCGGCGTCGTGACGGGCGTCGACTGGCGCCGCTCTGAGCTGCACGAACGCTATGGCGACCACTGGGTCCCCGTGCTCCGCGACCGCATCGCGGGAACGATGTGA
- the idi gene encoding isopentenyl-diphosphate Delta-isomerase, which produces MTPTLVGERVVLLDPAGAAVGTALKSEVHHQATPLHLAFSCYVFDAAGSLLVTKRASAKTTWPDVWTNSFCGHPAPGEDVYTAIARRAADELTIRLGDLRPVLPAFRYRAVMPNGVVENEVCPVFAASTADPPEPHASEVSGFEWIPWRMFRDDVLSGRREVSPWCALQVAELARFPSDPLFWPTGDPADLPPAVLDPVG; this is translated from the coding sequence ATGACTCCGACGCTGGTCGGCGAACGGGTGGTGCTGCTCGACCCCGCCGGTGCGGCCGTGGGGACCGCGCTGAAGAGCGAGGTGCACCACCAGGCGACGCCGCTGCATCTCGCGTTCTCCTGCTACGTGTTCGACGCGGCCGGCTCGCTGCTCGTCACCAAGCGCGCCTCGGCCAAGACGACCTGGCCGGATGTGTGGACCAACTCCTTCTGCGGGCATCCGGCGCCCGGCGAAGACGTGTACACGGCCATCGCGCGCCGTGCGGCCGACGAGCTCACCATTCGCCTCGGCGACCTGCGCCCCGTCCTGCCCGCGTTCCGCTACCGCGCCGTCATGCCCAACGGCGTCGTCGAGAACGAGGTCTGCCCCGTCTTCGCCGCCTCGACCGCCGATCCGCCCGAGCCACACGCCTCCGAGGTCAGCGGCTTCGAGTGGATCCCCTGGCGCATGTTCCGCGACGACGTCCTGTCCGGACGGCGCGAGGTGTCGCCCTGGTGCGCCCTGCAGGTGGCCGAACTGGCTCGGTTCCCGTCCGACCCGCTCTTCTGGCCCACCGGCGATCCCGCCGACCTCCCGCCCGCCGTCCTCGACCCCGTCGGGTAG
- a CDS encoding rhodanese-like domain-containing protein produces MSTPQPSVLDLVADAKSRIRNLTTDEVAQQIATGGVTLIDIREPEEVSRDGVIEGAVHAPRGMIEFYADPASPYHRAEFSPAGQTILYCASGGRSALATRALQDLGYTDVAHLDGGLKAWTADGRPVTARD; encoded by the coding sequence GTGAGCACACCACAGCCGTCCGTCCTGGACCTCGTGGCCGACGCCAAGAGCCGCATCCGCAACCTGACCACCGACGAGGTGGCGCAGCAGATCGCGACCGGCGGCGTCACGCTGATCGACATCCGCGAGCCGGAGGAGGTCAGCCGCGACGGCGTCATCGAGGGGGCGGTGCACGCGCCGCGCGGGATGATCGAGTTCTACGCGGACCCGGCCAGCCCGTATCACCGCGCCGAGTTCAGCCCGGCCGGCCAGACGATCCTGTACTGCGCGTCGGGCGGCCGGTCGGCGCTGGCGACGCGGGCGCTGCAGGACCTGGGGTACACCGACGTCGCGCATCTGGACGGCGGTCTGAAGGCGTGGACGGCCGACGGCCGGCCGGTCACCGCGCGCGACTGA
- a CDS encoding AfsR/SARP family transcriptional regulator — protein sequence MGTIRLLGPPVIEHDGGPIRPPRGRKAWALLAYVLLADRPPSRQRLAELFFADAEDPLGALRWTLAELRRTLGRPDVFTGDPVTGGVPGEAIDVRLLTDELADPAPLLEARGELLEGVYLAACPEVESWLAVERHRVSARLETRLRQAAVSLLATGRAADAVPYAARVVAVNPLEEGNHELLVRSLAMAGDRTAAMRQVAAGKDVLMRELGVEASAALTEAASVATDSAKTPPLSGRAAALSQLDAGRAAIVAGAVDPGIQCLRRAVAEAARCRDQQLQARTLTALGAALVHAVRGRDEEGALVLQEALRFATAAGDRATLVTCHRELGFVEVQAGRRAAARTWLSRAQELAETDAELAGILGVRGQNASDEADYIAALVFLGESIDRARSSGDDRQEAWSQSILARAHLLRDERHQATMAADRSLQLAHEQRWMAFLPWPQALRGEVDLRNGDLGAAADAFEQSWVLGCQVGDPCWEGFAARGLGLLNAGRGDQHAATEWLTEATVRCNRVTDRYHWMQGHVLDTAIGTALDRGDEESARPLVATLGALAARGEMRELVVRSQLHRHRLGDGGALGTARVLAADIDNPVLTALLDEPDRPKVAR from the coding sequence ATGGGGACGATCCGACTGCTGGGGCCGCCGGTCATCGAGCACGACGGCGGCCCGATCCGCCCGCCGCGGGGGCGCAAGGCCTGGGCGTTGCTGGCGTACGTGCTGCTCGCCGACCGGCCGCCGAGCCGGCAGCGGCTCGCCGAGCTGTTCTTCGCCGACGCGGAGGACCCGCTCGGCGCGCTGCGCTGGACGCTGGCGGAGCTGCGCCGCACGCTCGGGCGGCCCGACGTGTTCACCGGCGACCCGGTCACGGGTGGCGTGCCGGGCGAGGCGATCGACGTGCGGCTGCTGACCGACGAGCTGGCCGACCCGGCGCCGCTGCTGGAGGCCCGCGGTGAGCTGCTCGAGGGCGTGTACCTGGCCGCGTGCCCGGAGGTGGAGTCGTGGCTCGCGGTCGAGCGGCACCGCGTGTCGGCCCGGCTCGAGACGCGGCTGCGCCAGGCGGCCGTCTCGCTGCTCGCCACGGGCCGCGCCGCTGACGCCGTCCCGTACGCGGCCCGGGTGGTGGCGGTGAACCCGCTCGAAGAGGGCAACCACGAGCTGCTGGTCCGCAGCCTGGCCATGGCCGGTGACCGGACGGCGGCCATGCGGCAGGTGGCGGCCGGGAAGGACGTGCTCATGCGCGAGCTCGGCGTCGAGGCGTCGGCGGCCCTGACGGAGGCCGCTTCAGTGGCGACGGACTCCGCGAAGACGCCGCCGTTGAGCGGACGCGCGGCGGCGCTGAGCCAGCTCGACGCGGGCCGGGCGGCCATCGTCGCCGGCGCCGTCGACCCCGGCATCCAGTGCCTGCGCCGCGCGGTCGCCGAGGCGGCCCGCTGCCGCGACCAGCAGTTGCAGGCCCGGACTCTGACGGCGCTCGGCGCGGCCCTGGTGCACGCCGTCCGCGGCCGCGACGAGGAGGGCGCGCTCGTCCTGCAGGAAGCCCTCAGGTTCGCCACGGCGGCGGGTGATCGCGCCACTCTCGTCACCTGCCACCGCGAGCTGGGCTTCGTCGAGGTGCAGGCCGGCCGCCGGGCCGCGGCGCGGACCTGGCTGAGCCGGGCGCAGGAGCTGGCAGAGACCGACGCCGAGCTGGCCGGGATCCTCGGCGTGCGCGGGCAGAACGCCTCCGACGAGGCCGACTACATCGCGGCGCTGGTGTTCCTCGGCGAGTCCATCGACCGAGCCCGCTCGTCCGGCGACGACCGGCAGGAGGCGTGGTCGCAGTCGATCCTCGCCCGCGCGCACCTGCTGCGCGACGAGCGGCACCAGGCGACCATGGCCGCCGACCGGTCGCTGCAACTGGCGCACGAGCAGCGCTGGATGGCGTTCCTGCCCTGGCCGCAGGCGCTGCGCGGCGAGGTCGACCTGCGCAACGGCGACCTCGGCGCGGCCGCCGACGCGTTCGAGCAGTCCTGGGTGCTCGGCTGCCAGGTCGGCGACCCGTGCTGGGAGGGGTTCGCCGCCCGCGGGCTGGGCCTGCTCAACGCCGGGCGCGGCGACCAGCACGCGGCGACGGAGTGGCTGACCGAGGCCACGGTGCGCTGCAACCGCGTGACCGACCGCTACCACTGGATGCAGGGACACGTCCTCGACACCGCCATCGGCACCGCCCTCGACCGCGGCGACGAGGAGAGCGCCCGGCCACTGGTGGCCACGCTCGGCGCGCTGGCCGCCCGCGGCGAGATGCGCGAGCTCGTCGTCCGCTCGCAGCTGCACCGGCACCGACTCGGCGACGGCGGCGCGCTGGGGACGGCGCGCGTGCTCGCCGCCGACATCGACAATCCCGTCCTGACCGCGCTGCTCGACGAACCCGACCGACCGAAGGTGGCCCGATGA
- a CDS encoding carboxymuconolactone decarboxylase family protein, translating into MTRPHLLGDAPDSPGAQEIYEHDLTDDGYVMNVTRLWAHDPEAHQKLFDLITYVWESQGMTIRQRGILVGAVASSLGDSPCSLVWGSKLAGEADAATAAAVLTGRDDGLTAKERAMAAWARKVVRDPNGTTERDVQDLRDAGWSDGEIFGLTVFSALRVAFSTVNDALGARPDAQLLDSAPQAVLDAVDYGRPIADRPVEDTVRAG; encoded by the coding sequence ATGACCCGCCCGCACCTCCTCGGCGACGCCCCGGACTCGCCCGGCGCGCAGGAGATCTACGAGCACGACCTCACCGACGACGGCTACGTCATGAACGTCACGCGGCTGTGGGCGCATGATCCGGAGGCGCACCAGAAGCTGTTCGACCTCATCACGTACGTGTGGGAGAGCCAGGGCATGACCATCCGCCAGCGTGGCATCCTCGTGGGCGCCGTCGCCTCCTCCCTGGGCGACTCGCCCTGCTCGCTGGTCTGGGGTTCCAAGCTGGCGGGCGAGGCCGATGCGGCGACGGCGGCAGCGGTCCTGACCGGCCGCGACGACGGCCTGACGGCGAAGGAACGGGCCATGGCGGCGTGGGCGCGCAAGGTGGTCCGTGACCCGAACGGCACCACCGAGCGCGACGTCCAGGACCTGCGCGACGCCGGCTGGAGCGACGGCGAGATCTTCGGCCTGACGGTGTTCAGCGCGCTCCGGGTGGCGTTCTCGACGGTGAACGACGCGCTCGGCGCCCGGCCGGACGCGCAGCTCCTCGACAGCGCCCCGCAGGCCGTGCTCGACGCCGTCGACTACGGCCGGCCCATCGCGGACCGGCCGGTCGAGGACACCGTCAGGGCAGGGTGA